A window of the Streptomyces sp. NBC_00878 genome harbors these coding sequences:
- a CDS encoding catechol 1,2-dioxygenase: protein MTEIVLGVGASHSTLMNTHWEETFHKDRAERFRDALAEAREALAAARPDTVILVGSNHFRGFWLDLIPSFTIGVGECVASGESGTPKGPQPVDIPLARHLANSLVEEGGFDPAFSARLQIDHGQSHAVQYLLDGLDVDLVPIVVNVFAPPLPTLDRCERLGRAIRDAVLAFPGDRRVAVVGSGGLSHRLPWPDWREPHGDDEEFMVGAWLNGRENWQDYDIRRREIIRAAEASLNPAFDDEFLSLVERGEIRRITAYSTEELEKVAGNGAQELRTWLLMSAVLDHVPGRRLAYEPMPEWLTGMAVAVLDPAHPQEGQS from the coding sequence ATGACCGAGATCGTCCTGGGTGTGGGCGCGTCGCACAGCACGCTGATGAACACCCACTGGGAGGAGACCTTCCACAAGGACCGTGCCGAGCGGTTCCGGGACGCGCTCGCCGAGGCGCGCGAGGCACTCGCCGCGGCCCGCCCCGACACGGTGATCCTGGTCGGCTCCAACCACTTCCGCGGCTTCTGGCTCGACCTGATCCCCAGCTTCACCATCGGCGTCGGCGAGTGCGTGGCCAGCGGCGAGTCCGGTACTCCGAAGGGCCCGCAGCCGGTCGACATCCCGCTCGCCCGGCACCTCGCCAACTCCCTTGTCGAGGAAGGCGGTTTCGACCCGGCCTTCTCCGCCCGCCTGCAGATCGACCACGGCCAGTCGCACGCCGTCCAGTACCTCCTCGACGGCCTGGACGTGGACCTCGTACCGATCGTCGTGAACGTCTTCGCCCCTCCCCTGCCCACTCTCGACCGCTGCGAGCGGCTGGGCCGGGCGATCCGGGACGCCGTACTGGCCTTCCCGGGTGACCGCCGGGTCGCGGTGGTCGGCTCCGGCGGGCTCTCGCACCGGCTGCCCTGGCCGGACTGGCGTGAACCGCACGGCGACGACGAGGAGTTCATGGTCGGCGCCTGGCTGAACGGCCGGGAGAACTGGCAGGACTACGACATCAGGCGCCGCGAGATCATCCGCGCCGCCGAGGCCTCCCTCAACCCCGCGTTCGACGACGAGTTTCTGTCCCTCGTCGAACGGGGCGAGATACGGCGGATCACCGCGTACAGCACCGAGGAGCTGGAGAAGGTCGCGGGCAACGGGGCGCAGGAGCTGCGTACTTGGCTGCTGATGTCGGCCGTGCTCGACCACGTGCCCGGCCGCCGGCTGGCGTACGAGCCGATGCCCGAGTGGCTCACCGGGATGGCTGTCGCCGTCCTCGACCCCGCACACCCCCAGGAAGGGCAGTCATGA
- a CDS encoding alpha/beta fold hydrolase, producing the protein MSIWTELSGIDYRHAYVETGDVTTRALQAGPEDGEHVVFLHGTTGHLEAFVRNIPAHASAGYRCHAIDTLGHGYTGKPDRPGEIPAYVDHLMAYLDAVGAERAHLVGESLGGWVGSWAASEYPERVASLQLLCMGGTKINPAVMERLKTSTRAAAVNEEISYTRDRLRLLWAEWDEELGDELTQVRYEIYHHPEFRKNLHNLLALQELEARERNLLRPDRMARIKAPTLVVWGNKNPLGDVPEAEAIAAAIPGSRLEVFNECGHWPQHEKADLYNPLSLAFLSDLSESS; encoded by the coding sequence ATGAGCATCTGGACCGAACTGTCGGGCATCGACTACCGCCACGCGTACGTCGAGACCGGCGACGTCACCACCCGCGCCCTGCAGGCCGGCCCCGAGGACGGCGAGCACGTCGTCTTCCTGCACGGCACGACCGGCCATCTGGAGGCGTTCGTCCGCAACATCCCGGCGCACGCCTCGGCCGGCTACCGCTGCCACGCCATCGACACGCTCGGCCACGGTTACACCGGCAAGCCGGACCGCCCGGGTGAAATACCGGCGTACGTCGATCACTTGATGGCCTACCTGGACGCGGTGGGCGCCGAACGCGCGCACCTGGTCGGCGAGTCGCTGGGCGGCTGGGTGGGGTCCTGGGCGGCGAGCGAGTACCCGGAGCGGGTCGCCTCCCTGCAACTGCTGTGCATGGGCGGTACGAAGATCAACCCGGCGGTGATGGAACGGCTGAAGACCTCCACCCGGGCCGCCGCCGTCAACGAGGAGATCTCCTACACCCGGGACCGGCTGCGACTGCTGTGGGCCGAGTGGGACGAGGAGTTGGGCGACGAGCTGACGCAGGTCCGCTACGAGATCTACCACCACCCGGAGTTCCGGAAGAACCTCCACAACCTGCTGGCGTTGCAGGAGTTGGAAGCCCGCGAGCGCAATCTGCTCCGCCCCGACCGCATGGCGCGGATCAAGGCCCCGACCCTGGTGGTCTGGGGCAACAAGAACCCGCTCGGCGACGTCCCGGAGGCCGAGGCGATCGCCGCCGCCATCCCCGGGTCCCGCCTTGAGGTCTTCAACGAGTGCGGGCACTGGCCGCAGCACGAGAAGGCCGATCTCTACAACCCGCTGAGCCTGGCGTTTCTCTCCGATCTCTCCGAGTCGTCGTGA